One genomic segment of Chitinophaga sancti includes these proteins:
- a CDS encoding trans-sulfuration enzyme family protein — MEKDQYRPETNAVRIQTEKTWQMEHSTPLFLTSSFTYDSAEEMRATFADETDNNIYSRFSNPNVDEFVRKVCSLELAEDGYATASGMSAIFASFMALMKTGDHLLSASSIFGSTHTVITKFLPKWGIEYTYFDINKPETVEALIRPNTKMMFVETPSNPGLEIVDISLLAKICDKHGVILNVDNCFASPVLQKPIALGAHIVTHSATKWMDGQGRVLGGVVVGRKDLIKEIHTFCRSTGPAMSPFNAWVLSKSLETLHIRMARHCESALALAKALEGNSLLQWVKYPMLESHPQHEIAKAQMTGGGGIVCFELKGGLEQGTRFLDALKMLTLTANLGDSRSIASHPASTTHAKLTNEERLKVGITPGMIRISVGLENAQDIIEDITQALEVSK, encoded by the coding sequence ATGGAGAAAGATCAATACCGGCCGGAAACGAACGCAGTCAGAATACAGACAGAGAAGACGTGGCAGATGGAACATTCTACACCTCTCTTCCTTACATCCAGTTTTACCTACGACAGTGCAGAAGAAATGCGTGCTACCTTTGCAGATGAAACGGATAATAATATATACAGCCGTTTCAGCAATCCGAACGTAGACGAATTTGTGCGTAAAGTATGTAGCCTGGAACTGGCTGAAGATGGTTATGCTACCGCATCCGGTATGAGCGCCATATTTGCGAGCTTCATGGCCCTTATGAAAACAGGCGATCACCTGCTCTCTGCCAGCTCTATTTTTGGCTCTACCCATACTGTAATTACTAAATTTCTCCCTAAATGGGGCATTGAGTACACTTATTTTGATATCAACAAACCAGAAACTGTAGAAGCGCTGATCAGGCCGAATACGAAGATGATGTTTGTAGAAACTCCTTCCAACCCCGGTCTGGAGATAGTTGATATCAGCCTGCTGGCAAAGATCTGCGACAAGCATGGCGTTATATTAAATGTAGATAATTGCTTCGCTTCTCCTGTATTGCAAAAGCCGATTGCTCTTGGCGCACACATAGTGACTCACTCCGCTACCAAGTGGATGGATGGCCAGGGTCGCGTATTAGGTGGGGTAGTAGTAGGTCGTAAAGACCTGATTAAGGAGATCCATACTTTCTGCCGCAGTACAGGTCCGGCAATGTCTCCATTCAATGCATGGGTACTGAGCAAGAGCCTCGAAACCCTGCACATCCGTATGGCAAGACACTGTGAAAGTGCGCTGGCACTGGCTAAGGCACTGGAAGGAAATTCGCTGCTGCAATGGGTAAAATACCCTATGCTTGAAAGTCACCCTCAGCATGAAATAGCGAAGGCACAAATGACTGGTGGCGGTGGTATTGTATGTTTTGAACTGAAGGGCGGACTGGAACAAGGTACCCGTTTCCTGGATGCTTTGAAAATGCTGACCCTGACAGCGAACCTGGGCGATAGCCGCAGTATTGCGTCTCACCCTGCAAGTACCACACATGCGAAACTGACCAACGAGGAAAGGCTGAAAGTGGGTATTACGCCTGGTATGATCCGTATTTCAGTAGGATTGGAAAATGCACAGGATATTATCGAAGATATTACGCAGGCATTGGAAGTGAGTAAGTAA
- a CDS encoding OsmC family protein yields the protein MKISLQRIDDAFNMEAVDEQGHKVLMDSSLENGGKNNGVRPMQMLLMGLGGCSAIDVAMILKKQRQELTDFKIEIDGEREKGKEPSIWENVHIIFHLSGNSLDPDKAARAVELSMTKYCSVAETLRRAGGNLTWETRVNG from the coding sequence ATGAAGATTTCATTACAGAGAATCGACGACGCATTCAACATGGAAGCTGTAGATGAGCAGGGGCATAAAGTTTTAATGGACTCTTCCCTGGAGAATGGTGGTAAGAATAACGGCGTAAGACCTATGCAGATGTTGCTGATGGGACTCGGTGGCTGCTCCGCTATAGATGTAGCCATGATCCTGAAAAAACAACGCCAGGAACTGACAGACTTTAAAATCGAAATAGACGGGGAGCGCGAAAAGGGTAAAGAGCCTTCTATCTGGGAGAACGTTCATATCATATTCCACCTTTCCGGCAACAGCCTGGACCCTGATAAGGCGGCAAGAGCGGTAGAACTTTCTATGACTAAATATTGCTCCGTTGCAGAGACCCTTCGTCGCGCAGGAGGCAACCTGACATGGGAAACCAGGGTAAATGGTTGA
- a CDS encoding efflux RND transporter periplasmic adaptor subunit has translation MKPFVIYLFPVALGCMLTACGGHTPEVVKDENALSDSLVKNVQTAPATFENPSETIKLNGKIVPDETKEAKVYALVSGKIRSVNVELGDFVKQGQLLAVLQSTEVAGISNDVSVAESNVALAKKNVETQKSLFEGNLATQQDYLGAQIEEKKAESELNRARSVASITGGSSSAYTLKAPISGYIIEKNISNNSEVRQDNSANLFTVADLNTVWIIANVYEADIPAIKLGDEVRVTTLANPEKDYIGKIDKVYNVLDPANRTMQVRISMQNTSGELKPEMFATVKVNTKPAATSMLSIPANAVVMDNSKQYVVVKTAKGLEIREIKVIRRIDNRAFISGLQVNDQVVTSSQVFIYDALNTK, from the coding sequence ATGAAACCTTTTGTTATATATCTCTTTCCTGTTGCACTCGGATGCATGCTTACTGCATGTGGTGGTCACACGCCTGAAGTAGTCAAAGATGAAAACGCACTGTCAGATAGCCTGGTAAAGAATGTGCAAACCGCACCAGCTACATTTGAAAATCCTTCGGAAACTATCAAACTGAATGGTAAGATCGTTCCGGACGAAACCAAAGAAGCAAAAGTATATGCGCTGGTAAGTGGTAAGATCAGATCTGTGAATGTAGAACTGGGCGATTTTGTAAAACAGGGTCAGCTCCTTGCCGTACTGCAGAGTACCGAAGTAGCAGGCATCAGCAACGATGTATCTGTGGCCGAGTCCAATGTAGCCCTGGCGAAGAAAAATGTTGAAACCCAGAAGTCTCTCTTCGAAGGTAACCTCGCTACCCAACAGGATTACCTGGGTGCACAGATCGAAGAAAAGAAAGCTGAATCTGAACTGAACCGCGCCCGCTCCGTAGCCAGCATCACCGGTGGCAGCAGCTCTGCATATACTTTGAAAGCACCGATCAGCGGTTATATAATTGAGAAAAATATTAGCAACAACTCCGAAGTTCGCCAGGACAATAGCGCGAACCTCTTCACTGTTGCAGATCTGAATACCGTATGGATCATCGCAAATGTATACGAAGCAGATATTCCTGCTATCAAACTGGGCGACGAAGTACGTGTCACTACCCTCGCAAATCCTGAAAAGGATTACATCGGTAAGATCGACAAAGTATACAATGTACTGGATCCGGCCAACCGTACCATGCAGGTGCGTATCAGCATGCAGAATACAAGCGGGGAACTGAAACCAGAGATGTTTGCCACTGTTAAAGTAAATACCAAACCAGCCGCTACCAGCATGCTGAGCATCCCTGCCAATGCAGTGGTGATGGACAACAGCAAGCAGTATGTAGTAGTAAAAACTGCCAAAGGGCTTGAAATCCGGGAGATCAAAGTAATTCGCCGTATTGACAACAGGGCGTTTATCTCTGGTCTGCAGGTAAATGACCAGGTGGTGACCAGCTCACAGGTATTTATTTATGATGCCCTTAATACAAAATAA
- a CDS encoding TolC family protein has product MYSRDSKTKRPPRIVASCIIMLLFAFKASAQDTVHISLQDAEKQFLDKNLDLLAEKYNISIARAQIIQSKLYNNPTLQLSGNLYNPDRKQFFDVSNQHGQYEIGITQLISLAGKRNKQVKLAQTTAAMSENAFFDLLRTLRYSLRSNFFQAYYLQNSMRAYADQITALEKMDATYKDLQSKGLVTLKDAVRLRSLLYSLKADRTAMENQVLDIESELQILLANNHAYYIIDLPENAAANLPAIRNTSLASLVDTAYANRQDLLMAQNNLLYNQQNLKLQKAMAVPDLNLGADFDKRGSFVDNASFLTVGIDLPFFNRNQGNIKSASYSIDQNKLQLTQQTQKVENEVQTAYVKALNTDKMLESVDPEFRGQFEQLLKSVTDNFLKKNLSLLELTDFYDSYKENMLQLNQLQNDRMQAIETLNFAVGKTLFNN; this is encoded by the coding sequence ATGTATAGTCGGGATTCTAAAACAAAGCGCCCTCCCCGGATTGTAGCCAGTTGTATCATTATGTTGTTATTTGCATTCAAGGCATCTGCACAAGACACCGTGCATATTAGTCTGCAGGATGCGGAGAAACAATTCCTGGATAAAAACCTGGACCTGCTGGCAGAGAAATACAATATCTCTATCGCCCGCGCGCAGATCATCCAGTCTAAATTGTACAACAATCCCACCCTTCAGTTGAGCGGGAACCTGTACAATCCTGACAGGAAACAATTTTTTGATGTCAGCAATCAACATGGTCAATATGAGATCGGCATTACCCAGCTCATCTCGTTGGCAGGTAAAAGAAACAAACAGGTAAAACTGGCGCAAACAACTGCGGCCATGTCTGAAAATGCTTTCTTCGATCTGCTGAGAACCCTGCGCTACTCTCTCCGTAGCAACTTCTTCCAGGCTTACTACCTGCAGAATTCGATGAGGGCGTATGCTGACCAGATCACCGCTCTTGAGAAGATGGATGCCACCTACAAGGATTTACAGTCCAAAGGCCTCGTCACTCTGAAAGATGCCGTACGTCTCCGCTCCCTGCTCTATAGTCTCAAAGCGGACCGCACTGCTATGGAAAACCAGGTGCTCGATATCGAATCTGAACTGCAGATCCTGCTTGCTAATAATCATGCATATTATATCATTGATTTGCCTGAAAATGCAGCAGCAAACCTACCTGCTATCCGCAATACCAGCCTGGCCAGTCTGGTTGACACCGCATATGCCAACCGCCAGGATCTGCTGATGGCCCAAAACAATCTGCTCTATAACCAGCAAAACCTGAAACTGCAAAAAGCCATGGCTGTACCTGACCTGAACCTCGGTGCAGACTTCGATAAGCGCGGCAGCTTCGTGGACAATGCTTCTTTTCTTACTGTCGGTATTGACCTCCCCTTCTTCAACAGGAACCAGGGTAATATCAAATCTGCCAGCTACAGCATCGATCAGAATAAGCTACAGTTAACTCAGCAAACTCAAAAGGTGGAAAATGAAGTGCAGACCGCTTATGTGAAAGCATTGAACACAGACAAAATGCTGGAATCAGTAGATCCGGAGTTCCGTGGACAGTTCGAACAACTGCTGAAATCAGTGACTGACAACTTCCTGAAAAAGAACCTCAGCCTGCTGGAGCTCACCGACTTCTACGACTCTTATAAAGAAAATATGCTGCAACTAAACCAATTGCAAAATGATAGGATGCAAGCTATTGAGACGCTCAATTTCGCAGTTGGTAAAACTTTGTTCAATAATTAA
- the metX gene encoding homoserine O-acetyltransferase MetX, with protein sequence MTVQIYHNTHTFTLESGVVLPELQIAYHTYGTLNHSKSNVIWICHALTANSDVADWWKGLIGTGKAIDPARHFIVCANILGSCYGSSGPLSINPATGKPYYSTFPQITVRDMVQAHTLLRQHLGIEEIQLLMGGSMGGYQSLEWALLEPTRIRQLCLLSTGASESAWGIAIHTAQRLAIEADSTWREHRPDAGGNGLKAARAIGMLTYRNYQTFVRTQSDPDNDKTDDFKAASYINYQGDKLVKRFNAQAYWRLTKAMDSHNIARGRVTDLAGTLALIQQPTLIVGITSDVLCPPEEQHFLAKHIPDATYHEIDSSYGHDGFLIEVDMIDTLLNNWLL encoded by the coding sequence TTGACGGTACAGATCTATCATAATACGCACACATTTACACTGGAGTCCGGGGTCGTGTTACCGGAGTTGCAAATCGCCTATCACACATACGGTACGCTGAATCACAGCAAAAGTAATGTGATATGGATCTGCCATGCCCTCACTGCCAATTCGGATGTAGCCGACTGGTGGAAAGGCCTCATCGGTACTGGTAAGGCCATTGACCCTGCCCGTCACTTCATTGTATGTGCAAACATATTGGGCTCCTGCTATGGCAGTTCAGGCCCGCTTTCCATCAACCCTGCAACCGGAAAGCCTTATTATTCCACCTTCCCGCAAATAACCGTGCGGGATATGGTGCAGGCACATACCCTGCTGCGCCAGCACCTGGGCATTGAAGAAATTCAATTGCTTATGGGCGGCTCCATGGGTGGCTACCAGAGCCTGGAATGGGCCCTGCTGGAACCAACCCGTATCCGCCAGCTCTGCCTGCTCAGCACCGGCGCTTCCGAAAGCGCCTGGGGAATCGCCATACATACCGCTCAGCGCCTCGCTATTGAAGCGGACAGCACCTGGCGGGAACACCGCCCGGATGCCGGCGGAAACGGCTTAAAAGCCGCCAGAGCCATTGGTATGCTCACCTATCGGAACTACCAGACCTTCGTTCGTACCCAGTCCGACCCGGACAATGATAAGACGGACGACTTCAAAGCTGCATCTTATATCAACTACCAGGGCGACAAACTTGTAAAACGGTTCAATGCACAGGCCTACTGGCGCCTCACCAAAGCGATGGATAGTCACAACATCGCCCGCGGCCGTGTCACCGATCTGGCAGGTACCCTTGCCCTCATTCAGCAACCGACCCTCATTGTCGGCATCACCAGCGACGTGCTCTGCCCTCCTGAAGAACAACACTTCCTCGCCAAACATATTCCTGATGCTACCTATCACGAAATCGATTCTTCGTACGGCCATGATGGTTTCCTCATCGAAGTAGATATGATTGATACACTGCTAAATAACTGGCTATTATAA
- a CDS encoding CusA/CzcA family heavy metal efflux RND transporter codes for MQKVIKKIIAFSLKNKLFIGFATIILIVWGVIAFKNIPIEAFPDVTNTQITIITQWPGRSAEEVEKFVTVPVEIAMNPVQKKESVRSTTVFGLSVVKVIFEDGVDDAFARQQVNNLLRDVELPDGADPDVQPPTGPTGEIFRYTLESKTKTVRELKTLQDWVIERRLLNVPGVGDVVSFGGEVKTYEIAVNPQKLASYDITPLDVSNAISKSNINVGGDVIVDNSQAYVVRGIGLLNNAEEIGNIIVDNINGTPILVKDIGTVSISALPRLGQVGRDKQNDVVEGIIVMRKGENPSEVIKRVQDRITYLNEKVLPPDVKINTFYNRSDLIEFATHTVLHNMLEGIIFVTVIVFLFMADWRTTVIVAIVIPLALLFAFICLTLKGMSANLLSMGAIDFGIIIDGAVVMVEGIFVLLDQRAHQMGMERFNKLSKLGIIKNTGGELGKAIFFSKLIIIAGLLPIFSFQKVEGKMFSPLAWTLGFALLGALILTLTLIPLLSSILLRKNVREKHNIFVEFITNGVMKMFAWTYRNKRLSLLVAVGLVVVGLFNFKFLGSEFLPELDEGAIYIRATCPLSVSLEESKSIANKMRRIILSYPEVKQVMSQTGRPNDGTDATGFYNIEFHVDIYPKKQWKSGITKEELIDRMQQKLAVYPGINLNFSQPIMDNVEEAVSGVKGSLCVKIYGDSLVYTEGKANQVYDIMKNIPGVTDLGVIKNIGQPEMDIELDENKMALYGVTTADANAIIEMAIGGKAVTQIYEGERKFQLRLRYDEQYRNNAEAISDLMVPTLRGAKVPIKNIANIKTLTGPSIIFRDDNRRYTAVKFSVRGRDMGSVIAEAQAKVNKNVKLDKGYEMQWAGDFENQQRATQRLTQVVPISLMLIFLILFVMFGNVKDAGLVLINVPFAIIGGIAALLISNTNFSISAGIGFIALFGICIQNGVILISVFKNNMGKVKKHDFNHHTLEISIRDGVRERVRPVVMTALMAAIGLLPAALSKGIGSETSKPLAIVVIGGLITATILTLLVFPLFFYLGYRKVGQKMD; via the coding sequence ATGCAGAAAGTCATAAAAAAAATAATTGCTTTTTCGTTAAAGAATAAGCTTTTCATAGGTTTTGCGACCATCATCCTCATCGTATGGGGAGTGATCGCATTCAAAAATATTCCCATCGAGGCTTTTCCGGATGTAACGAATACCCAGATCACGATCATTACCCAATGGCCTGGCAGAAGTGCCGAAGAGGTAGAAAAGTTTGTGACGGTGCCCGTGGAAATAGCCATGAACCCTGTACAGAAAAAAGAATCCGTTCGTTCTACAACGGTATTCGGTCTGTCAGTGGTGAAAGTGATCTTTGAGGATGGTGTGGACGATGCGTTTGCCCGTCAGCAGGTCAACAACCTGCTTCGTGATGTGGAACTGCCTGATGGTGCAGACCCCGATGTACAGCCCCCTACCGGCCCCACCGGAGAGATCTTCCGCTATACGCTGGAGAGCAAAACCAAGACGGTGAGAGAACTGAAAACACTGCAGGACTGGGTGATTGAACGTCGCCTGTTGAATGTACCGGGTGTTGGCGATGTGGTGAGCTTTGGGGGTGAAGTAAAGACATATGAAATTGCCGTAAACCCACAGAAACTCGCTTCTTATGATATCACCCCACTGGATGTATCGAACGCGATTTCGAAAAGTAATATCAACGTTGGTGGTGATGTGATCGTAGATAACTCACAGGCTTACGTAGTGCGTGGTATTGGTTTGCTGAACAATGCAGAAGAAATTGGTAACATCATCGTAGACAATATCAATGGTACGCCTATCCTGGTCAAAGATATCGGTACTGTGTCTATCTCTGCCCTGCCACGCTTAGGGCAGGTAGGCCGTGACAAACAGAACGATGTGGTAGAAGGTATCATCGTAATGCGTAAAGGTGAAAACCCAAGTGAGGTAATCAAACGCGTGCAGGATAGGATCACTTACCTGAACGAAAAAGTGCTGCCTCCCGATGTAAAGATCAATACATTCTATAACCGTAGCGACCTGATCGAATTCGCGACACACACCGTATTGCACAACATGCTGGAAGGTATCATCTTCGTAACGGTGATCGTATTCCTCTTTATGGCTGACTGGCGTACGACCGTGATCGTGGCGATTGTAATTCCGCTGGCACTGCTGTTTGCATTTATCTGTCTCACACTGAAAGGCATGTCTGCGAACCTGCTGTCGATGGGGGCGATTGACTTCGGTATCATCATTGACGGAGCCGTTGTGATGGTGGAAGGGATCTTTGTATTGTTAGATCAGCGGGCACACCAGATGGGTATGGAGCGGTTCAACAAACTCTCTAAACTGGGTATCATCAAGAATACCGGTGGCGAACTGGGTAAAGCGATCTTCTTCTCCAAACTGATCATCATCGCAGGTCTGTTGCCTATCTTCTCTTTCCAGAAAGTAGAAGGTAAGATGTTCTCTCCGCTGGCCTGGACACTGGGCTTTGCGCTATTAGGTGCATTGATCCTCACCCTCACCCTGATTCCATTGCTCAGTAGTATTTTACTGCGTAAGAATGTAAGAGAAAAACACAATATTTTTGTGGAGTTCATTACCAATGGTGTAATGAAAATGTTCGCCTGGACATATAGGAACAAACGCCTCTCTTTGCTGGTTGCAGTGGGTTTAGTGGTGGTAGGTCTGTTCAACTTCAAATTCCTGGGTAGTGAATTCCTGCCTGAGCTGGATGAAGGTGCGATCTATATCCGTGCTACCTGTCCGCTCAGCGTATCGCTGGAAGAATCCAAATCAATCGCCAACAAAATGCGGCGTATTATCCTGTCTTATCCGGAGGTAAAACAGGTGATGTCACAAACCGGTCGTCCAAACGATGGTACGGATGCAACAGGGTTCTACAACATCGAATTCCACGTAGATATCTATCCAAAAAAACAATGGAAGAGCGGTATTACGAAAGAAGAATTGATTGACCGTATGCAGCAGAAACTGGCAGTGTATCCGGGTATCAACCTGAACTTCTCCCAGCCGATCATGGACAACGTGGAAGAAGCGGTATCAGGCGTGAAAGGTTCCCTGTGTGTGAAGATCTATGGAGATAGTCTGGTGTATACTGAAGGCAAAGCCAATCAGGTATATGATATCATGAAGAACATTCCGGGTGTTACAGACTTAGGCGTCATCAAGAACATTGGGCAGCCTGAAATGGATATCGAACTGGATGAAAATAAAATGGCGCTGTATGGAGTAACGACTGCCGATGCGAATGCGATTATCGAAATGGCAATTGGTGGTAAAGCCGTTACACAGATCTATGAAGGTGAGCGTAAGTTCCAGCTGCGTCTGCGTTATGATGAGCAATACCGTAACAATGCAGAAGCAATCAGTGACCTGATGGTACCTACCCTGCGTGGTGCAAAAGTACCTATCAAGAACATTGCGAACATCAAGACCCTGACTGGCCCGAGCATCATTTTCAGAGATGATAACAGGCGCTATACAGCCGTGAAGTTCTCCGTACGTGGTCGAGATATGGGTAGTGTGATTGCAGAAGCACAGGCCAAAGTGAATAAGAATGTGAAGCTGGATAAAGGCTATGAAATGCAGTGGGCGGGTGACTTTGAAAACCAGCAACGTGCCACTCAACGTCTGACCCAGGTTGTACCAATCAGTTTGATGCTGATCTTCCTCATCCTGTTTGTGATGTTTGGCAACGTGAAGGATGCGGGCCTTGTATTGATCAACGTACCATTTGCCATCATCGGGGGTATCGCTGCCCTGCTCATAAGTAACACAAACTTTAGTATCTCTGCGGGTATCGGTTTTATTGCACTCTTTGGTATCTGTATACAGAACGGGGTGATCCTCATATCGGTGTTTAAGAATAACATGGGTAAAGTGAAAAAGCACGACTTCAACCACCATACACTGGAAATATCCATACGTGATGGGGTACGCGAAAGGGTACGTCCGGTGGTAATGACAGCACTCATGGCGGCAATCGGGTTGTTACCGGCAGCATTGTCCAAAGGAATTGGTTCCGAGACCTCCAAACCACTGGCAATTGTGGTGATTGGAGGGCTGATTACGGCAACAATTCTGACGCTGTTAGTATTCCCGCTGTTCTTCTATCTTGGATATAGAAAAGTTGGTCAGAAAATGGATTAA